A stretch of Cicer arietinum cultivar CDC Frontier isolate Library 1 chromosome 5, Cicar.CDCFrontier_v2.0, whole genome shotgun sequence DNA encodes these proteins:
- the LOC101497094 gene encoding protein JINGUBANG-like: protein MIHTMDFYSNRTLFTLMNKEKTEQPDSPNIHLHLQIQTHNKETNEQDVLPFSPSFPQSPWTLSPLHSPSPSLLYHCIASLHRHHGNIFSIAISKGFVFTGSNSSRIRVWKQPDCIDKGYLKSSSGDVRSIIAYNNMVFTTHKDQKVRIWNFNFSETFKSKKVATFPKRRKINTVLNFNRAKNITKKQSDSVSCMAYYHSEGILYTGSHYKTVKAWKISDKKCVEFDSFLAHEDRVNDILVNQDDGCVFTCSCDGSVKIWRRVYTEKSHTLTMTLKFQPSPVNALALSSCLNHCFLYSGCSDGMINIWEKERLCYRFNHGGFLKGHRFAVLCVVTVGNMVFSGSEDTTIRVWRREKGSCYHECLMVLEGHRGPVRCLSACLEMEKVVMGFLVYSGSLDQTFKVWRIKVFSEDENIDVDGNDNGDGRVKIREFDMSPVLSPSWVEKKIQGSPFQ from the exons ATGATACATACCATGGATTTCTATAGCAATAGAACCCTCTTTACCTTAATGAACAAAGAAAAAACAGAACAACCAGATTCCCCCAACATCCACCTTCATCTCCAAATCCAAACCCACAATAAAGAAACAAATGAACAAGATGTCCTTCCATTTAGTCCTTCTTTCCCACAATCACCATGGACACTttctcctcttcattctccttccCCTTCATTGCTCTACCATTGCATAGCCTCCCTCCATCGCCACCACGGAAACATCTTTTCAATCGCAATTTCCAAAGGTTTCGTTTTCACAG GCTCCAACAGTTCAAGAATCCGTGTTTGGAAACAACCCGATTGCATCGACAAAGGGTATCTAAAATCATCCTCCGGCGATGTTCGATCCATTATAGCTTACAACAACATGGTTTTCACCACACACAAGGATCAAAAAGTTAGAATATGGAACTTCAACTTTTCAGAAACCTTTAAATCAAAAAAAGTAGCTACATttccaaaaagaaggaaaataaacACTGTTCTAAACTTCAACAGAGCAAAAAACATCACAAAAAAACAGAGTGACTCTGTTTCTTGCATGGCTTATTACCATTCAGAAGGAATCTTATACACTGGCTCACATTATAAAACAGTCAAAGCTTGGAAAATCTCTGATAAAAAATGCGTTGAATTTGACTCATTTCTAGCACATGAAGATCGTGTAAACGATATCTTAGTGAACCAAGACGATGGTTGTGTTTTCACTTGTTCTTGTGATGGATCAGTGAAAATATGGAGAAGGGTATACACAGAAAAGTCACACACATTAACAATGACACTAAAGTTTCAACCTTCACCTGTGAATGCACTTGCATTGAGTTCATGTTTGAACCATTGTTTTCTGTATTCAGGTTGTTCAGATggaatgataaatatttgggAGAAGGAAAGGTTGTGTTATAGGTTCAACCATGGAGGATTTTTGAAGGGTCATCGTTTTGCAGTTCTTTGTGTTGTAACGGTTGGGAACATGGTGTTTAGTGGTTCAGAGGATACAACAATAAGAGTGTGGAGAAGAGAAAAAGGAAGTTGCTATCATGAGTGTTTGATGGTTTTGGAGGGACATAGAGGACCTGTGAGGTGTTTGAGTGCTTgtcttgagatggagaaagttGTTATGGGGTTTTTGGTTTATAGTGGTAGTTTGGATCAAACGTTTAAGGTTTGGAGGATTAAGGTTTTTTCGGAGgatgaaaatattgatgttGATGGAAATGATAATGGTGATGGGAGAGTGAAGATTAGAGAGTTTGATATGAGTCCTGTTTTGTCACCTTCTTGGGTAGAGAAGAAAATTCAGGGTAGTCCTTTTCAGTAG
- the LOC101499595 gene encoding zeaxanthin 7,8(7',8')-cleavage dioxygenase, chromoplastic-like isoform X1, which produces MIMAFSYNNTFKVNSSIKKGPSYVSSDNSHNHFNPLLSFLKPNIKGIPQLSFQIDDVPKTIKNTFSKLLDVFVDSFFEFIDKPLLSSQSNFGPVEELGEAIAVSSIHGHIPSDFPEGVYIRNGPNPLFGGLKSTKSIFGRSSHIWVEGEGMLHALYFQKSSNHGTWTVIYNNKHVQTETYNLEKQRNKPLFLPAIEGNSLAILSAYLFNWLRSGKVNKYISNTNVFEHSGKFYSIAESDMPQEIDILSLKTLKNWDLSAAWNRPFTSHPKKAPSTGELVTFGVEPTKPFLVVGIISADGKKLVHKVDLKLNRCSLVHDIGVTQRYNVIMDFPLTIDLNRLIRGGPLIKYNKKEYAKIGVMPRYGNANSIKWFEVEPNCTFHIINSFEEGDEVVVRGCRSLDSLIPEPDLSSNEFKCFSRCHEWRLNMQTGEVKEKDLCNDKAVYMDFPIIHENFVGIKNRYAYIQVVDPISSSTQDGPKYRGLAKLYFEESSTDICLSIRDKDEPIRMEYHMFEKNTFCNGSTFVPRDGGVEEDDGWIITFVHNEDTNKSEVHIIDTQNLTGEAIAKIGMPCRVPYGFHGAFMPISFQDQ; this is translated from the exons ATGATTATGGCATTttcatataataatacatttaaagtAAATAGTTCCATTAAGAAAGGACCCTCCTATGTCTCATCAGACAATTCTCATAATCACTTCAACCCACTCTTGTCATTTTTAAAG CCAAACATAAAAGGTATACCTCAACTCTCCTTTCAAATTGATGATGTTCCCAAAACTATCAAAAATACTTTCTCTAAATTACTTGACGTTTTTGTCGATTCTTTTTTTGAATTCATTGACAAGCCATTGCTTTCATCTCAG AGTAATTTTGGTCCGGTGGAAGAGTTGGGGGAAGCTATTGCTGTGAGTAGCATTCATGGACACATTCCGAGTGATTTTCCTGAGGGTGTCTACATTAGAAATG GACCAAATCCACTTTTTGGAGGAttgaaatcaacaaaatcaatatttggTAGGTCAAGTCACATTTGGGTGGAAGGAGAAGGAATGCTTCATgctttgtattttcaaaaatcaTCTAATCATGGAACCTGGACAGTCATCTACAACAACAAGCATGTTCAAACCGAAACTTACAATCttgaaaaacaaagaaacaaaccATTGTTTCTGCCAGCCATAGAAGGCAATTCATTGGCCATTTTGTCTGCTTACCTCTTCAACTGG CTGAGATCTGGAAAAGTAAACAAATACATTAGCAACACCAATGTCTTTGAACATTCAGGGAAGTTTTACTCAATTGCTGAAAGTGACATGCCACAAGAGATTGATATTTTGTCcctaaaaactttaaaaaattgggACCTAAGTGCAGCTTGGAATCGACCCTTTACCAGCCATCCAAAG AAAGCTCCAAGTACAGGGGAGCTAGTTACATTTGGTGTGGAACCAACTAAACCTTTTCTTGTTGTTGGAATCATTTCAG cTGATGGAAAAAAGTTGGTTCATAAAGTTGATCTCAAACTAAACAGGTGCAGTCTTGTCCATGACATAGGTGTTACACAAAG GTACAATGTGATAATGGATTTTCCACTGACCATTGATCTAAATAGACTTATAAGAGGAGGACC ATTAATAAAGTATAACAAGAAAGAATATGCAAAGATTGGAGTAATGCCACGCTATGGTAATGCTAACTCAATCAAATGGTTTGAGGTGGAACCTAATTGCACCTTTCACATTATCAATTCTTTTGAGGAAGGAGATGAG GTTGTAGTGAGGGGATGTAGATCTCTTGACTCATTAATTCCTGAACCTGATCTAAGTTCGAATGAATTCAAGTGCTTTTCTCGCTGCCACGAATGGCGATTGAATATGCAAACTGGAGAGGTTAAAGAGAAAGATCTTTGTAATGACAAAGCAGTTTATATGGATTTTCCTATTATACATGAAAATTTTGTAGGTATTAAGAATAGATATGCATACATACAAGTAGTTGATCCAATTTCAAGCTCTACTCAAG aTGGGCCAAAATACAGAGGTTTAGCAAAGTTATACTTTGAAGAATCATCTACTGACATCTGTTTGTCGATT AGAGACAAAGATGAACCTATAAGGATGGAATACCATATGTTTGAGAAGAATACATTTTGCAATGGGTCAACATTTGTGCCTAGAGATGGAGGTGTTGAAGAAGATGATGGTTGGATCATTACTTTTGTTCACAATGAAGATACTAACAAATCTGAA GTTCATATAATTGACACACAGAATTTAACTGGTGAGGCAATTGCCAAAATTGGAATGCCTTGCAGAGTTCCATATGGGTTTCATGGAGCTTTCATGCCAATCTCATTCCAGGATCAATAG
- the LOC101499595 gene encoding carotenoid 9,10(9',10')-cleavage dioxygenase 1-like isoform X3, whose protein sequence is MIMAFSYNNTFKVNSSIKKGPSYVSSDNSHNHFNPLLSFLKPNIKGIPQLSFQIDDVPKTIKNTFSKLLDVFVDSFFEFIDKPLLSSQSNFGPVEELGEAIAVSSIHGHIPSDFPEGVYIRNGPNPLFGGLKSTKSIFGRSSHIWVEGEGMLHALYFQKSSNHGTWTVIYNNKHVQTETYNLEKQRNKPLFLPAIEGNSLAILSAYLFNWLRSGKVNKYISNTNVFEHSGKFYSIAESDMPQEIDILSLKTLKNWDLSAAWNRPFTSHPKKAPSTGELVTFGVEPTKPFLVVGIISADGKKLVHKVDLKLNRCSLVHDIGVTQRYNVIMDFPLTIDLNRLIRGGPLIKYNKKEYAKIGVMPRYGNANSIKWFEVEPNCTFHIINSFEEGDEVVVRGCRSLDSLIPEPDLSSNEFKCFSRCHEWRLNMQTGEVKEKDLCNDKAVYMDFPIIHENFVGIKNRYAYIQVVDPISSSTQERQR, encoded by the exons ATGATTATGGCATTttcatataataatacatttaaagtAAATAGTTCCATTAAGAAAGGACCCTCCTATGTCTCATCAGACAATTCTCATAATCACTTCAACCCACTCTTGTCATTTTTAAAG CCAAACATAAAAGGTATACCTCAACTCTCCTTTCAAATTGATGATGTTCCCAAAACTATCAAAAATACTTTCTCTAAATTACTTGACGTTTTTGTCGATTCTTTTTTTGAATTCATTGACAAGCCATTGCTTTCATCTCAG AGTAATTTTGGTCCGGTGGAAGAGTTGGGGGAAGCTATTGCTGTGAGTAGCATTCATGGACACATTCCGAGTGATTTTCCTGAGGGTGTCTACATTAGAAATG GACCAAATCCACTTTTTGGAGGAttgaaatcaacaaaatcaatatttggTAGGTCAAGTCACATTTGGGTGGAAGGAGAAGGAATGCTTCATgctttgtattttcaaaaatcaTCTAATCATGGAACCTGGACAGTCATCTACAACAACAAGCATGTTCAAACCGAAACTTACAATCttgaaaaacaaagaaacaaaccATTGTTTCTGCCAGCCATAGAAGGCAATTCATTGGCCATTTTGTCTGCTTACCTCTTCAACTGG CTGAGATCTGGAAAAGTAAACAAATACATTAGCAACACCAATGTCTTTGAACATTCAGGGAAGTTTTACTCAATTGCTGAAAGTGACATGCCACAAGAGATTGATATTTTGTCcctaaaaactttaaaaaattgggACCTAAGTGCAGCTTGGAATCGACCCTTTACCAGCCATCCAAAG AAAGCTCCAAGTACAGGGGAGCTAGTTACATTTGGTGTGGAACCAACTAAACCTTTTCTTGTTGTTGGAATCATTTCAG cTGATGGAAAAAAGTTGGTTCATAAAGTTGATCTCAAACTAAACAGGTGCAGTCTTGTCCATGACATAGGTGTTACACAAAG GTACAATGTGATAATGGATTTTCCACTGACCATTGATCTAAATAGACTTATAAGAGGAGGACC ATTAATAAAGTATAACAAGAAAGAATATGCAAAGATTGGAGTAATGCCACGCTATGGTAATGCTAACTCAATCAAATGGTTTGAGGTGGAACCTAATTGCACCTTTCACATTATCAATTCTTTTGAGGAAGGAGATGAG GTTGTAGTGAGGGGATGTAGATCTCTTGACTCATTAATTCCTGAACCTGATCTAAGTTCGAATGAATTCAAGTGCTTTTCTCGCTGCCACGAATGGCGATTGAATATGCAAACTGGAGAGGTTAAAGAGAAAGATCTTTGTAATGACAAAGCAGTTTATATGGATTTTCCTATTATACATGAAAATTTTGTAGGTATTAAGAATAGATATGCATACATACAAGTAGTTGATCCAATTTCAAGCTCTACTCAAG AGAGACAAAGATGA
- the LOC101500549 gene encoding E3 ubiquitin-protein ligase ATL42-like: MYTLLHNNMCNNNTFYPYKNHIFLMLIMILSLLFNIQGQENRENQNMAELPPQGVTPSKGVVIIVLSIMFVITFILLLYVKFCRVTQLQLSNQNPSNQQNNRSRSIVYGVEQQIIETLPFFKFSSLKGSKQGLECTVCLSRFEDEEILRLLPKCKHAFHMNCIDKWLESHSTCPLCRYKVEEMDIKNFTFSFSSRFLRVPSNLSEDPNLEIFIQREPSQRKSKRFEEQEEFLLDDQGGAGSSNGGVTTKLKQKQPLHMINHKILISDVVVARSRWSDLNSSDLLSLNCEMLHDVSSMRFSQEENSIIFSGEKRCMSEIANVPRFVEISRRNRMRECGGEDGSGERLWRIWLPIARRTVQWFARQETNSVQLLQHEHLASNV; this comes from the coding sequence ATGTACACACTACTCCACAATAACATGTGTAATAATAACACTTTCTACCCTTATAAGAACCATATTTTTCTAATGCTAATTATGATTCTTTCACTACTATTCAATATTCAAGGCCAAGAAAACAGAGAAAATCAGAACATGGCTGAATTACCACCACAAGGTGTGACACCAAGTAAAGGTGTTGTAATAATTGTTCTTTCCATAATGTTTGTAATAACATTCATTTTACTTCTTTATGTTAAATTCTGTCGTGTTACTCAACTTCAACTTTCAAATCAAAACCCAAGTAATCAACAAAACAATCGATCAAGATCTATAGTTTATGGTGTTGAACAACAAATCATTGAAACACTTCCTTTCTTCAAATTTTCTTCCTTAAAAGGATCAAAACAAGGGTTAGAATGTACCGTTTGTTTGTCGAGATTCGAAGACGAAGAGATTCTTAGATTGTTGCCTAAATGCAAGCATGCTTTTCACATGAATTGCATTGACAAGTGGCTTGAAAGTCACTCTACTTGTCCTCTTTGTAGGTACAAAGTTGAAGAAAtggatataaaaaatttcactttttCATTCAGCTCAAGATTTCTTAGAGTCCCTTCAAATTTAAGTGAAGACCCAAATCTTGAAATCTTTATTCAAAGGGAACCGTCACAAAGAAAGAGCAAGAGATTTGAAGAACAAGAAGaatttcttcttgatgatcaAGGAGGTGCAGGAAGCAGTAATGGGGGTGTAACAACAAAGTTGAAACAAAAACAACCTTTGCATAtgattaatcataaaatattaatctctGATGTCGTTGTTGCAAGGAGTAGGTGGAGTGATCTAAATTCTTCAGATTTGTTATCATTGAATTGTGAGATGCTTCATGATGTGTCAAGCATGAGATTCTCTCAGGaagaaaattcaataatatttagtGGTGAAAAGAGGTGTATGTCTGAGATTGCAAATGTTCCAAGGTTTGTGGAAATAAGTAGAAGGAATAGAATGAGAGAATGTGGTGGTGAAGATGGAAGTGGTGAGAGGTTGTGGAGGATTTGGTTGCCAATTGCACGTAGAACAGTTCAATGGTTTGCAAGACAAGAAACAAACTCGGTTCAATTATTACAACATGAACATTTAGCTTCAAACGTTTGA
- the LOC101499595 gene encoding zeaxanthin 7,8(7',8')-cleavage dioxygenase, chromoplastic-like isoform X2 translates to MIMAFSYNNTFKVNSSIKKGPSYVSSDNSHNHFNPLLSFLKSNFGPVEELGEAIAVSSIHGHIPSDFPEGVYIRNGPNPLFGGLKSTKSIFGRSSHIWVEGEGMLHALYFQKSSNHGTWTVIYNNKHVQTETYNLEKQRNKPLFLPAIEGNSLAILSAYLFNWLRSGKVNKYISNTNVFEHSGKFYSIAESDMPQEIDILSLKTLKNWDLSAAWNRPFTSHPKKAPSTGELVTFGVEPTKPFLVVGIISADGKKLVHKVDLKLNRCSLVHDIGVTQRYNVIMDFPLTIDLNRLIRGGPLIKYNKKEYAKIGVMPRYGNANSIKWFEVEPNCTFHIINSFEEGDEVVVRGCRSLDSLIPEPDLSSNEFKCFSRCHEWRLNMQTGEVKEKDLCNDKAVYMDFPIIHENFVGIKNRYAYIQVVDPISSSTQDGPKYRGLAKLYFEESSTDICLSIRDKDEPIRMEYHMFEKNTFCNGSTFVPRDGGVEEDDGWIITFVHNEDTNKSEVHIIDTQNLTGEAIAKIGMPCRVPYGFHGAFMPISFQDQ, encoded by the exons ATGATTATGGCATTttcatataataatacatttaaagtAAATAGTTCCATTAAGAAAGGACCCTCCTATGTCTCATCAGACAATTCTCATAATCACTTCAACCCACTCTTGTCATTTTTAAAG AGTAATTTTGGTCCGGTGGAAGAGTTGGGGGAAGCTATTGCTGTGAGTAGCATTCATGGACACATTCCGAGTGATTTTCCTGAGGGTGTCTACATTAGAAATG GACCAAATCCACTTTTTGGAGGAttgaaatcaacaaaatcaatatttggTAGGTCAAGTCACATTTGGGTGGAAGGAGAAGGAATGCTTCATgctttgtattttcaaaaatcaTCTAATCATGGAACCTGGACAGTCATCTACAACAACAAGCATGTTCAAACCGAAACTTACAATCttgaaaaacaaagaaacaaaccATTGTTTCTGCCAGCCATAGAAGGCAATTCATTGGCCATTTTGTCTGCTTACCTCTTCAACTGG CTGAGATCTGGAAAAGTAAACAAATACATTAGCAACACCAATGTCTTTGAACATTCAGGGAAGTTTTACTCAATTGCTGAAAGTGACATGCCACAAGAGATTGATATTTTGTCcctaaaaactttaaaaaattgggACCTAAGTGCAGCTTGGAATCGACCCTTTACCAGCCATCCAAAG AAAGCTCCAAGTACAGGGGAGCTAGTTACATTTGGTGTGGAACCAACTAAACCTTTTCTTGTTGTTGGAATCATTTCAG cTGATGGAAAAAAGTTGGTTCATAAAGTTGATCTCAAACTAAACAGGTGCAGTCTTGTCCATGACATAGGTGTTACACAAAG GTACAATGTGATAATGGATTTTCCACTGACCATTGATCTAAATAGACTTATAAGAGGAGGACC ATTAATAAAGTATAACAAGAAAGAATATGCAAAGATTGGAGTAATGCCACGCTATGGTAATGCTAACTCAATCAAATGGTTTGAGGTGGAACCTAATTGCACCTTTCACATTATCAATTCTTTTGAGGAAGGAGATGAG GTTGTAGTGAGGGGATGTAGATCTCTTGACTCATTAATTCCTGAACCTGATCTAAGTTCGAATGAATTCAAGTGCTTTTCTCGCTGCCACGAATGGCGATTGAATATGCAAACTGGAGAGGTTAAAGAGAAAGATCTTTGTAATGACAAAGCAGTTTATATGGATTTTCCTATTATACATGAAAATTTTGTAGGTATTAAGAATAGATATGCATACATACAAGTAGTTGATCCAATTTCAAGCTCTACTCAAG aTGGGCCAAAATACAGAGGTTTAGCAAAGTTATACTTTGAAGAATCATCTACTGACATCTGTTTGTCGATT AGAGACAAAGATGAACCTATAAGGATGGAATACCATATGTTTGAGAAGAATACATTTTGCAATGGGTCAACATTTGTGCCTAGAGATGGAGGTGTTGAAGAAGATGATGGTTGGATCATTACTTTTGTTCACAATGAAGATACTAACAAATCTGAA GTTCATATAATTGACACACAGAATTTAACTGGTGAGGCAATTGCCAAAATTGGAATGCCTTGCAGAGTTCCATATGGGTTTCATGGAGCTTTCATGCCAATCTCATTCCAGGATCAATAG